The following proteins are co-located in the Fusarium verticillioides 7600 chromosome 7, whole genome shotgun sequence genome:
- a CDS encoding pre-mRNA-splicing factor CWC21, which yields MSDNVGLNTPRGSGTSGYVQRNLAQIKPRDYGAPYPKDLDSLRHKQRQPDKGILEHDRKREVEVKVFDLRDKLEEEEVDEDEIDRRCDELRQKLLAEMNSGRRGGQRKTFKQHQVHEMADAKIKESERLRKALKISADYEEGGHWKRQEERLRSALEKEEEQGEGDDDRKSEPRD from the exons ATGTCTGATAACGTTGGTCTCAACACTCCCCGAGGCAGTGGCACCTCGGGCTACGTCCAACGCAACCTTGCCCAGATCAAGCCTCGCGACTACGGCGCTCCTTATCCCAAAGACCTCGATAGCTTGCGACACAAGCAACGCCAGCCAGATAAGGGAATCCTGGAGCATGACCGCAAGCGTGAGGTCGAAGTTAAGGTCTTTGACTTGAGGgacaagcttgaagaagaaga GGTcgacgaagatgagatcGATAGGCGATGCGACGAGCTCCGACAAAAACTCCTTGCCGAGATGAATTCTGGGAGGAGAGGCGGTCAAAGAAAGACATTCAAGCAACACCAGGTTCACGAGATGGCcgatgccaagatcaaggagagcGAACGACTACGGAAAGCATTGAAGATCAGCGCAGACTATGAAGAGGGAGGTCATTGGaagcgacaagaagagaggCTGCGCAGTGctttggagaaggaagaggagcaaggTGAAGGTGACGACGATAGGAAAAGTGAGCCAAGAGACTAG